A genomic window from Populus nigra chromosome 7, ddPopNigr1.1, whole genome shotgun sequence includes:
- the LOC133699682 gene encoding uncharacterized protein LOC133699682 yields MEFDEYDYLEKTVENLEPPKAKETANGGDDKVKSREKDRSRSSKHRSDEKDLGNDDEQSRSKRSRSGDESRDRERSKERSSSRHRSQSRDGERDRHKSSREHRDRDRGRDRDREERNGKERDRDRDRRERDRDGEKERERDKEKEIERSRRSRSRSERRRSDQDEKDRERSRDRELREKDRELREKEREKEREPRERDRESRRYKERKEEAVEPEVDPERDQRTVFAYQISLKADERDVYEFFSRAGKVRDVRLIMDRNSRRSKGVGYIEFYDAMSVPMAIALSGQLLLGQPVMVKPSEAEKNLVQSTTAVTSGGLTGPYSGGARRLYVGNLHFNITEDQLRQVFEPFGAVELVQLPHDESGHCKGFGFVQFARLEDARNALNLNGQVEIAGRPIKVSAVTDQTGTQDGGTNVGDFDDDEGGGLALNARSRALLMQKLDRTGTASSIAGSLGSPALPTAPILGATPLVSPAVAPLLSGSVPAIPGLPVPGLQLPATAIPTMDTIGVPSDCLFLKNMFDPKTETEPDFDLDIKEDVQEECSRFGNVKHIYVDKNSAGFVYMRFENVQAAINAQRALHGRWFAGKLITATFMVPQTYEAKFPDSR; encoded by the exons ATGGAGTTTGATGAGTATGACTACTTAGAGAAAACAGTTGAAAATTTGGAACCGCCAAAGGCAAAGGAAACTGCCAATGGCGGGGATGATAAGGTGAAATCTAGGGAAAAGGATCGTTCACGGAGTTCGAAGCATAGGAGTGATGAGAAGGATCTTGGGAATGATGATGAACAAAGTCGTTCGAAGCGATCGAGATCTGGAGATGAGTCCAGGGATCGTGAGCGGAGTAAAGAAAGGAGTTCATCCCGTCATCGGTCACAGTCTAGAGATGGAGAGAGGGATCGGCACAAGAGTAGCAGGGAACATCGAGATAGGGACAGAGGTCGGGATAGAGATAGGGAGGAGAGAAATGGGAAAGAAAGGGATCGTGATCGTGATAGGAGGGAACGTGACCGTGATGGTGaaaaggagagggagagagataaGGAGAAGGAAATAGAGCGGTCACGCCGAAGTAGGAGTAGATCGGAAAGGCGTAGAAGTGATCAAGATGAAAAGGATAGAGAGAGGAGCAGGGACAGGGAGCTTAGAGAAAAGGACAGGGAGCttagagaaaaggaaagggagaAGGAGAGGGAGCCAAGGGAACGAGACAGAGAAAGCAG aagatataaagaaagaaaggaagaagcaGTGGAGCCTGAGGTTGATCCTGAACGAGATCAAAGGACAGTATTTGCCTATCAG ATATCTTTAAAGGCGGATGAAAGAGATGTCTATGAATTTTTCTCTAGGGCTGGCAAG GTGCGAGATGTACGTCTCATCATGGATCGCAATTCAAGACGTTCAAAAGGAGTTGG GTATATTGAGTTCTATGATGCGATGTCAGTGCCTATGGCGATAGCACTCTCTGGACAGCTCCTCCTTGGTCAACCAGTGATGGTGAAACCTTCTGAAGCTGAAAAGAATCTTGTTCAGTCAACTACTGCTGTGACATCAGGTGGACTTACAGGCCCCTACTCAGGAGGGGCTAGAAGGTTGTATGTTGGCAACCTGCATTTCAACATAACAGAAGATCAACTTCGTCAG GTATTTGAACCATTTGGTGCTGTGGAGTTGGTGCAATTGCCTCATGATGAAAGCGGGCATTGCAAAGGTTTTGGTTTTGTCCAG TTTGCACGTCTTGAAGATGCCAGAAATGCATTAAACTTGAATGGACAAGTTGAGATTGCAGGAAGGCCAATCAAG GTTTCAGCTGTTACTGATCAAACTGGAACACAAGATGGTGGGACAAATGTTggtgattttgatgatgatgaaggtgGTGGCTTG gCCTTGAATGCACGTTCTCGGGCACTTTTGATGCAGAAATTAGATCGTACTGGCACTGCCTCAAG TATTGCTGGTTCACTAGGCTCCCCTGCTCTACCAACAGCACCGATCCTTGGGGCCACACCCTTAGTGTCTCCTGCTGTTGCTCCTCTTTTATCAGGTTCTGTTCCAGCTATACCTGGACTTCCAGTTCCAGGCCTTCAACTTCCGGCCACTGCAATTCCAACCATGGATACAATTGGAGTCCCAagtgattgtttatttttgaaaaacatgtttgatCCAAAAACAGAG ACCGAACCAGATTTTGATTTGGATATTAAAGAAGATGTCCAAGAGGAATGCTCAAGGTTTGGAAATGTGAAGCATATTTACGTAGACAA GAACAGTGCCGGTTTTGTTTACATGCGATTTGAGAATGTGCAAGCTGCAATAAATGCACAGCGCGCTCTCCATGGAAGATGGTTTGCTGGGAAGTTGATCACTGCAACTTTCATG GTGCCCCAGACCTACGAGGCTAAGTTTCCTGACAGCAGATAG
- the LOC133699407 gene encoding monooxygenase 2: MELVEEVVIVGAGIAGLATSLGLHRLGIRSLVLESSAGLRVTGFAFTTWTNAWRALDAVGIGHSLRQQHGFLEGGEHEVRCVRRKLLLEALEKELPDGTIRYSSKVVSIEESGYLKLVHLADDTIIKTKVLIGCDGVNSVVARFIGFKKPAFAGRSAIRGYADFKVNHGFGSKFLLLFGEGVRSGFLPCDDTTIYWFFTYIPTGQDKELEDNPTEIKQFVLSKLGNVPDHARTSVEITELDSITSSPLRFRHPWEVLWGNISKGNVSVAGDALHPMTPDIGQGGCAALEDGVVLARCLAEALKEELNVEGKEKEREEYKRVEMGLKKYAAERRWRSFELISTAYIVGAIQQGDGKIMKILRDAIMAKFLAGLLLKKADFDCGKLNIS; this comes from the exons ATGGAATTAGTTGAAGAAGTGGTGATTGTGGGAGCTGGAATAGCTGGACTTGCAACATCTTTAGGGCTTCACAG GCTTGGAATTCGAAGCTTAGTGTTGGAATCATCAGCCGGTTTGAGGGTCACAGGATTTGCTTTCACAACATGGACTAATGCTTGGAGGGCATTAGATGCTGTTGGTATAGGTCACTCTCTCCGACAACAACATGGATTCCTCGAAGG TGGAGAACATGAGGTTCGTTGTGTGAGAAGAAAATTGTTGCTGGAAGCCCTTGAAAAAGAACTCCCAGATGGTACCATAAGGTACTCCTCCAAGGTGGTTTCTATTGAGGAATCAGGCTACTTAAAGCTGGTGCATCTTGCTGATGATACCATCATCAAAACCAAG GTATTGATTGGTTGTGATGGGGTGAACTCAGTGGTGGCAAGATTTATAGGCTTCAAGAAGCCAGCTTTTGCCGGCCGATCAGCTATTCGGGGTTATGCGGATTTTAAGGTTAATCATGGCTTTGGCTCCAAGTTCCTGCTGTTATTTGGCGAAGGGGTTCGATCAGGTTTCCTCCCTTGTGATGATACAACTATATACTGGTTTTTCACTTACATTCCCACTGGCCAGG acAAAGAGCTAGAGGATAACCCCACCGAGATTAAGCAATTTGTGCTGAGCAAACTCGGAAATGTACCTGATCACGCTAGGACATCTGTGGAAATCACTGAGCTAGATAGCATCACTTCATCTCCTTTAAGGTTTAGGCATCCATGGGAGGTTCTATGGGGAAATATAAGTAAAGGCAATGTTAGTGTAGCGGGTGATGCTCTCCATCCCATGACACCAGATATTGGCCAGGGTGGGTGTGCTGCTTTAGAAGATGGTGTTGTTCTAGCTAGGTGCCTCGCCGAGGCCTTGAAGGAGGAGTTAAATGTGGAAggtaaagagaaagagagagaagaatacAAGAGGGTTGAAATGGGGTTGAAAAAATACGCAGCGGAGAGGAGATGGAGAAGTTTTGAGCTCATAAGCACTGCTTATATTGTTGGTGCTATACAACAAGGTGatggaaaaataatgaaaatcttGAGAGATGCAATTATGGCTAAATTTCTTGCTGGATTGCTACTAAAGAAAGCTGATTTTGATTGTGGAAAGCTCAATATTTCTTGA